One region of Niallia sp. Man26 genomic DNA includes:
- the pxpB gene encoding 5-oxoprolinase subunit PxpB: MGENIVGDKPDTQMKPLGDSGILLQFGTEISPDVHEEVKAFTDCIEANSFPGFIECVPAFTSVTIFYSPLLVFQMYKGKGKPEDLSPYSIVQSILQERLKSLHTSKRREKRVVDIPVCYGGELGPDLEAVAKYHQLTPEEVIDIHSQAEYLVYMIGFAPGFPYLGGMSEQIATPRHSSPRLSIPAGSVGIAGMQTGVYPISTPGGWQIIGRTPINLFYPDKNPPTLLTSGDIVRFKPISIEEYKEYKETVL, translated from the coding sequence ATGGGAGAAAATATTGTCGGTGACAAACCAGATACTCAAATGAAACCACTCGGAGACTCAGGGATACTTCTCCAATTCGGCACAGAAATAAGTCCCGATGTACATGAAGAGGTAAAGGCATTTACAGACTGTATAGAAGCAAATTCTTTTCCCGGCTTTATAGAATGTGTGCCAGCTTTTACTAGTGTGACCATCTTTTATAGTCCTTTACTCGTCTTTCAAATGTATAAAGGGAAAGGCAAGCCAGAGGATTTGTCACCATATAGTATTGTCCAATCTATTCTGCAGGAAAGATTAAAGAGTCTTCATACGTCAAAAAGAAGGGAAAAAAGAGTGGTTGATATTCCTGTGTGCTATGGGGGAGAGCTTGGCCCTGATTTAGAGGCAGTGGCAAAATATCATCAATTAACACCGGAAGAAGTAATAGATATCCATTCACAAGCAGAATATCTCGTTTATATGATTGGCTTTGCTCCTGGCTTTCCCTATTTAGGAGGAATGTCTGAACAGATTGCCACACCGCGCCATTCTTCTCCAAGATTATCAATACCAGCAGGTTCTGTCGGTATTGCTGGCATGCAAACTGGTGTTTATCCGATTTCCACCCCAGGGGGCTGGCAGATCATTGGACGAACACCAATTAACCTCTTTTATCCAGACAAGAATCCGCCAACTCTATTAACATCTGGTGATATTGTCCGATTTAAGCCGATTTCAATAGAAGAGTATAAGGAATATAAGGAGACAGTGCTATGA
- the pxpA gene encoding 5-oxoprolinase subunit PxpA: MYKVDLNCDLGESFGAYKIGMDEEILRFVTSANIACGFHAGDPSVMRNTVKLALNNNVKIGAHPGLPDLAGFGRRNMNISPQEAHDIVIYQIGALSGFVKAEGAKMQHVKPHGALYNMAAKNSLLATAIAEAVYKVDPELILFGLAGSELVTAGERIGLQTANEVFADRTYDSGGTLTPRTEPDALIHDKNQAVGQVIRMVKEGKVTTRQGADISVKADTICIHGDGSEALTFAQQIKETLEKSRIEITPFRS, encoded by the coding sequence TTGTATAAAGTTGATTTGAACTGTGATTTAGGTGAAAGTTTCGGAGCATATAAGATAGGAATGGATGAAGAGATTCTTCGCTTCGTTACATCAGCAAATATTGCCTGTGGTTTTCATGCTGGCGACCCATCAGTGATGAGGAATACGGTAAAGCTTGCACTCAATAATAACGTTAAAATCGGTGCACATCCAGGCCTTCCCGATTTAGCTGGGTTCGGACGACGAAACATGAATATCTCGCCACAAGAAGCACATGATATTGTCATTTACCAGATTGGCGCTTTGTCTGGCTTCGTCAAAGCAGAAGGTGCAAAGATGCAGCATGTTAAGCCCCATGGAGCGTTATACAATATGGCTGCCAAAAACAGCCTTCTTGCAACTGCAATCGCAGAAGCAGTCTATAAAGTTGACCCAGAATTAATACTATTCGGTTTAGCTGGCAGTGAACTAGTCACTGCTGGTGAAAGAATCGGTCTGCAAACAGCAAATGAAGTATTTGCCGATCGCACATACGATAGCGGCGGTACGTTAACACCGCGAACAGAGCCAGATGCCCTTATCCATGACAAGAACCAAGCGGTCGGCCAAGTAATCCGCATGGTTAAGGAAGGAAAAGTCACTACTAGACAAGGAGCAGATATATCTGTCAAAGCTGATACTATTTGCATTCATGGCGACGGCTCTGAAGCTCTCACTTTTGCCCAGCAAATCAAGGAAACCCTTGAAAAATCAAGGATTGAGATTACCCCTTTCCGCTCTTAA
- a CDS encoding HAMP domain-containing sensor histidine kinase, with the protein MNFWQKIFLSTFFIFITLFDIAAFVLISSSYHFSLQREEENSIREQSIILKSIENSISQFLQSASYNKEQLTSLIKPLANYYENQNVYLALYNENTKVYSNTPILDSKLLGIQEKETRKIQTKKLGGKRYLLVSSPLPSNPNYSLVYARNISQLDVFLSSMSRVFVIVSILVCIVLGILNFIFLKRLTGPLNKMISITSEIANGAFHKRVHIKRRDELGTLGSTFNMMADSIEDKIGQLTKESQNKQQFIDNLAHEMKTPLTSILGYSEYLEKAKYKEKQRLIATQHLNEAAERLQKLSIKLLDLTSMRTKNKDFKEVNMEGLFAALYRFMNPILKKKNIHLETRAEVKSLLGDETLLLSLLINLVENSARASKDNDLIAVRSYVDEKEEFIVEVKDYGIGLDKEEIKKITEPFYRVDKSRSREFGGFGLGLSIVAQIAKYHNADLDIQSQKGTTIRIIFNKTLTT; encoded by the coding sequence ATGAACTTCTGGCAAAAGATTTTTTTGAGTACATTTTTCATTTTTATTACGTTATTTGACATAGCAGCTTTTGTACTAATATCTTCTTCTTACCATTTCAGTCTTCAAAGAGAAGAAGAAAATAGTATACGGGAACAATCGATTATTTTAAAATCCATAGAAAATAGTATAAGTCAATTCCTTCAGTCTGCTTCTTACAACAAAGAGCAACTAACCTCTCTTATAAAACCACTTGCAAATTACTATGAGAATCAAAATGTTTACCTTGCATTATACAATGAAAACACGAAAGTATATTCAAATACTCCAATCTTAGATAGTAAGCTACTAGGTATTCAAGAGAAAGAAACGAGGAAGATACAAACGAAAAAATTGGGTGGCAAGAGATATTTACTTGTATCTTCACCATTACCTTCAAATCCAAATTACTCCCTTGTTTATGCTCGAAATATTAGTCAACTTGATGTCTTTCTTTCTTCAATGAGCCGTGTATTCGTAATAGTTAGTATTCTAGTATGTATTGTACTGGGTATTTTAAATTTCATATTTTTAAAACGATTAACTGGTCCACTAAATAAAATGATTTCTATTACAAGTGAGATAGCAAATGGAGCTTTTCATAAAAGAGTTCATATTAAACGAAGGGATGAGCTTGGCACTCTGGGGAGTACGTTTAATATGATGGCTGATTCAATAGAAGATAAAATTGGTCAATTAACAAAGGAATCACAAAATAAACAGCAGTTTATTGATAATCTTGCTCATGAAATGAAGACGCCGCTTACTTCTATTTTAGGTTATTCAGAATACTTGGAAAAGGCAAAGTATAAGGAGAAACAACGTCTCATCGCAACTCAACATCTCAATGAAGCAGCAGAAAGACTGCAAAAATTGTCCATTAAACTTCTTGATTTAACATCAATGCGTACCAAAAATAAAGATTTTAAAGAGGTTAATATGGAGGGGTTGTTTGCTGCTTTATATAGGTTCATGAATCCAATTTTAAAAAAGAAAAATATTCATCTAGAGACAAGAGCAGAGGTAAAGTCCTTGTTAGGTGATGAAACACTGTTACTGTCGCTATTAATTAACTTGGTAGAGAATTCAGCAAGAGCCTCTAAGGATAATGACTTAATAGCTGTAAGGTCATATGTTGATGAGAAGGAAGAGTTTATAGTTGAAGTAAAAGATTATGGTATTGGTTTAGATAAAGAAGAAATAAAAAAAATAACTGAACCCTTTTATCGTGTTGATAAATCTCGTTCTCGTGAATTTGGAGGTTTCGGCTTAGGTCTAAGTATTGTTGCTCAAATAGCTAAATATCATAATGCTGATTTGGACATTCAATCACAAAAAGGTACGACAATAAGGATAATCTTTAACAAGACTCTAACAACTTAA
- a CDS encoding DUF979 domain-containing protein: MHLITLDTLYYLLGIIVAFVAVRVALDKNHPTRWGSTIFWGIFAITFLVGKQIPPLYVGYLVLVMVIVASIGKVTKSKEEESDSAEREGHAERLRNKIFLPAILIPVLTIVGTLTLGKIKFGSVQLVNPENVTLIALGLATIIAFIAAQLITKAKATVPINEGSRLLQAVGWAVILPQMLAALGGIFSKAGVGDVVSGIVGDFLPTNYAFVAVAAYCIGMLLFTMIMGNAFAAFAVITGGIGLPLIVQLHGGNPAIMAALGMFAGYCGTLMTPMAANFNIVPAMLLNLKDKNAVIKAQIPVAIPVFIINMLLMYFLVYHF, from the coding sequence ATGCACTTAATAACGCTTGATACACTTTATTACTTATTAGGTATTATCGTTGCCTTCGTTGCAGTTCGTGTTGCATTGGATAAGAATCATCCAACCCGGTGGGGATCCACTATTTTCTGGGGGATTTTTGCGATAACTTTCCTGGTTGGCAAACAAATCCCGCCGCTTTATGTTGGATACCTTGTATTAGTGATGGTGATAGTTGCTTCAATTGGAAAGGTGACAAAGTCAAAAGAGGAAGAATCAGATTCTGCTGAAAGAGAAGGGCATGCAGAAAGACTTAGAAATAAAATATTCCTTCCAGCTATCTTGATTCCAGTTCTCACCATTGTAGGAACACTGACTCTTGGAAAAATCAAGTTTGGTTCTGTCCAGCTTGTAAATCCGGAGAATGTTACATTGATTGCTCTTGGGCTTGCAACAATTATCGCCTTTATAGCGGCACAGCTAATCACAAAGGCAAAGGCAACAGTTCCTATTAATGAAGGGAGCCGTCTCCTTCAAGCTGTAGGCTGGGCAGTTATTTTGCCGCAGATGCTCGCAGCATTAGGCGGAATATTCTCTAAGGCAGGCGTCGGTGATGTTGTATCAGGAATTGTCGGAGATTTCCTGCCGACAAATTATGCTTTTGTAGCTGTAGCTGCTTATTGTATCGGAATGTTGCTGTTCACGATGATTATGGGAAATGCTTTTGCTGCTTTTGCTGTAATAACAGGAGGAATCGGGCTTCCTTTGATTGTTCAGCTCCATGGCGGCAATCCTGCTATCATGGCAGCACTTGGTATGTTTGCAGGCTATTGTGGAACATTGATGACGCCGATGGCTGCTAATTTTAATATTGTTCCAGCAATGCTTTTGAATTTAAAGGATAAAAATGCAGTCATTAAAGCACAAATACCTGTGGCTATACCAGTGTTTATTATTAATATGCTGCTGATGTATTTCCTTGTATACCATTTTTGA
- a CDS encoding IclR family transcriptional regulator has protein sequence MQSKNKTVVKSMDILNLFLHHSKLSFNEIVQFSGIPKTSVYRMVLSLEEMGLLDKDVDGKYSLGLLFLQFGHLVSERLDIRQLALPVMHMLHQEVGEAVNLIVRDGNEAIYIEKLDTKQPVRLYTAIGRRTPLYAGACSRVILAFLPYMEREKYIDETELQPIASGTITDREKLRQLITESRENGFSVSYSELEDYSAALAAPVFNFKGEIVAGISVAGLDVNYKQDKLGPLSEKVKAAALEISRKLGYIE, from the coding sequence TTGCAAAGCAAAAATAAAACGGTAGTAAAGTCAATGGACATTCTTAATCTTTTCCTTCACCATTCAAAGCTGAGCTTTAATGAGATTGTTCAGTTTTCAGGTATTCCAAAGACGTCTGTGTACAGGATGGTGCTGTCGCTCGAGGAAATGGGTTTACTTGATAAGGATGTGGATGGGAAATATTCGCTTGGGCTTTTGTTTCTTCAGTTCGGCCATTTGGTGTCAGAGAGGCTTGATATTAGGCAGTTAGCTTTGCCTGTAATGCATATGCTTCACCAGGAGGTTGGCGAAGCAGTTAACTTGATTGTCCGCGATGGAAATGAGGCCATTTATATTGAAAAGCTGGACACGAAACAGCCTGTGAGGCTTTATACGGCAATTGGGAGAAGGACACCTCTTTATGCGGGTGCTTGCTCTCGTGTTATTCTTGCTTTCCTGCCGTATATGGAGCGGGAGAAATATATTGATGAAACAGAATTACAGCCAATTGCGTCAGGTACAATCACAGACAGAGAAAAACTGCGTCAGCTGATTACGGAATCAAGGGAAAATGGTTTCTCTGTCAGTTATTCAGAGCTAGAGGATTATTCGGCTGCTCTTGCTGCACCGGTTTTTAACTTTAAAGGAGAAATCGTAGCAGGCATTAGCGTTGCTGGGCTTGATGTTAATTATAAGCAGGACAAGCTGGGGCCGCTTTCTGAGAAAGTGAAGGCAGCTGCATTGGAGATTTCCCGCAAATTGGGATATATAGAATAA
- a CDS encoding ABC transporter permease translates to MMKTIQGLALRFFQKNKFITFSSVISVLLSVFLVVVMVAFATNAERSLREEVQKMYGEMDLSVGYNAELSKNVDRDFISALQTNKDIQKISPVIINQLKVDKLQADIYSVGLENDYLAKSRYHLKEDINENEVMMNESLAESLQVKAGQKVGIEGREFTVTEILEDLNASGLTPDMLIVSKPTAKELVKHRSGQHVEATYVLVKAKKNVDPLLLANDIKKYDAGVRIDIAEEDEFLKRNVQSLKIFIYSLAFLMLIITALLIVANFELFLYKYKNQFAILRSIGATTKQLSNIILIQSSLITIAGTIGGFLLAIVSHQYIQPGLEAIFSFHLPTAAGYNYKESLMIALASGMIIQIFMLIPAYKSSKLLPLKIMQENEKNDFSYRKTRRNIGFGLIFIALLLICIGKVMPKTEGTGVLCIFIAALFLLSSIYLLFPVYLSAALIGVLPIIKKLFGNVSYIAIKNLVPQVRKNTFVMLTISAMMIIAVFGSVMLKTIQQNEINYLKEQFPTSIVLNSRLVYDSMIEPKDLEKNVKEISGVQKVSSQSTTSGAVIIGNDDDPNLEYTLADIKGMEQQGIIPKMEDDSKLIVVSEAFLEKHGLKVGDSIDLGLYSEEKQSPVFLDTFIVGAAVKNLPNADAYIDWENTSFKEEFTKFSAMYITSNDEKQTVQELEALKQQYPELQVNVYQQSVEKANELFLQRWSVFIVVMVVILVCVMLGVVTTLGNNIYSKRKEFAILRTISVDRKGIKKVILTQVNLYIIIGLLLGIIAGLLFTAVILLIDSGQISIYYSLIIGITAALLLVGNSVFLPIASKIGKKKISLELTEDNK, encoded by the coding sequence ATGATGAAAACAATACAAGGACTAGCCTTGCGCTTCTTTCAAAAAAATAAATTTATAACATTTTCCTCTGTTATTAGTGTACTTTTATCGGTCTTTTTAGTGGTTGTTATGGTAGCTTTCGCAACAAATGCGGAGCGCTCGTTAAGAGAAGAAGTGCAAAAAATGTATGGAGAGATGGATTTATCTGTCGGCTATAATGCGGAACTGAGTAAAAACGTCGATCGAGACTTTATTTCTGCTTTGCAGACAAACAAAGATATTCAAAAGATATCTCCAGTCATCATTAACCAGCTAAAGGTAGATAAATTGCAAGCAGACATTTATTCAGTTGGTCTAGAAAATGATTATCTAGCAAAGAGCAGATATCATTTAAAAGAGGATATAAATGAAAATGAAGTTATGATGAATGAAAGTTTGGCTGAAAGCTTACAAGTAAAAGCTGGTCAAAAGGTAGGTATTGAAGGCAGGGAGTTTACGGTAACAGAGATATTAGAGGATTTAAACGCAAGTGGGCTTACTCCCGATATGCTCATTGTTTCTAAACCAACAGCCAAAGAATTAGTAAAGCATAGATCCGGTCAACATGTAGAGGCTACTTATGTGCTAGTCAAAGCGAAAAAGAATGTTGATCCACTTTTGCTTGCCAATGATATTAAGAAATATGATGCCGGTGTAAGGATTGATATTGCTGAAGAAGATGAATTTCTAAAAAGGAATGTACAGTCTCTGAAAATTTTCATCTACTCTTTAGCTTTTCTAATGTTAATCATTACAGCGTTATTGATTGTTGCCAATTTTGAATTATTTTTATATAAGTATAAAAATCAATTTGCGATTTTGCGTTCCATTGGCGCCACAACCAAACAATTATCTAACATAATACTCATTCAAAGCAGTCTTATTACAATAGCGGGCACAATAGGCGGCTTCCTATTAGCTATCGTTAGTCATCAATATATTCAACCAGGGCTTGAAGCGATATTTTCTTTCCATTTACCAACAGCAGCGGGTTATAACTATAAGGAAAGTTTAATGATTGCACTAGCAAGCGGTATGATTATACAAATATTTATGCTGATTCCAGCTTATAAAAGTTCAAAATTATTACCGCTTAAAATCATGCAGGAAAATGAAAAGAATGATTTCAGTTATAGGAAAACTCGCAGAAATATTGGGTTTGGTTTGATCTTTATTGCCCTGTTATTGATTTGTATTGGTAAAGTAATGCCCAAAACAGAAGGGACGGGAGTTTTGTGTATCTTTATAGCTGCGTTGTTTTTACTAAGCAGCATTTATCTTCTTTTTCCTGTCTATCTATCAGCTGCTTTAATAGGGGTTCTGCCAATAATAAAAAAGCTGTTTGGAAATGTTTCTTATATCGCAATTAAAAACTTAGTGCCTCAAGTCAGAAAAAATACATTCGTGATGTTAACAATCAGCGCGATGATGATTATCGCTGTATTTGGGTCTGTTATGTTAAAGACAATCCAGCAAAATGAAATAAACTATTTAAAAGAACAATTTCCAACCTCCATTGTGCTGAATAGTCGTCTAGTATATGATTCAATGATTGAACCAAAGGATTTGGAGAAAAACGTAAAAGAAATTAGCGGAGTTCAGAAAGTAAGCTCTCAAAGCACTACTTCTGGGGCAGTGATAATCGGAAACGATGATGATCCTAATTTGGAGTATACATTAGCCGATATAAAAGGGATGGAGCAACAAGGAATCATTCCAAAAATGGAGGATGATAGTAAATTAATTGTTGTATCTGAGGCATTTTTAGAAAAGCATGGACTTAAAGTAGGTGATTCTATCGACTTGGGCTTATACTCGGAAGAAAAGCAAAGTCCTGTATTTTTGGATACATTTATTGTGGGAGCTGCAGTAAAAAATCTACCTAATGCTGATGCGTATATCGATTGGGAAAATACATCATTCAAAGAGGAATTTACGAAATTTAGCGCAATGTACATCACTTCTAACGATGAAAAACAAACTGTTCAAGAATTAGAAGCACTAAAACAGCAGTACCCAGAACTTCAAGTTAATGTATATCAGCAGTCTGTTGAAAAAGCTAATGAGTTGTTCTTGCAAAGATGGTCTGTTTTTATTGTGGTTATGGTTGTCATCTTGGTGTGTGTGATGTTGGGTGTAGTTACTACACTAGGTAACAATATTTATTCCAAAAGAAAAGAGTTTGCAATATTAAGGACTATTTCTGTTGATCGGAAGGGGATAAAAAAGGTCATTTTAACCCAAGTCAATCTGTATATAATAATAGGGCTGCTGCTTGGAATAATAGCAGGTTTACTTTTTACCGCCGTGATTTTGCTAATAGATTCTGGGCAAATTTCGATTTATTACTCATTGATCATCGGAATTACAGCAGCGCTATTGTTAGTTGGAAATAGTGTGTTTCTTCCTATTGCAAGTAAGATAGGGAAAAAGAAGATATCCTTAGAGCTTACGGAGGATAATAAATAA
- a CDS encoding ABC transporter ATP-binding protein, whose translation MVNKSVLSVRNLSKVYKGVGHEVQALKDVSFELYEGELIAIMGTSGSGKSTLLNVLAALDEPDKGEIQLYGQKQTEMFTEPNATYYRRDKIGFIFQAFHLLKDLTVEENIALPLILKGEKKSYIDEKVDEMLQFVGLLGWRKQRPVQLSGGQQQRVAIGRALITAPPIVLADELTGNLDYNTSNEILQVLVKMKETLNQAIIVVTHDPHVAAFADRVLFFHDGQIVNEYDCSGNQAMDDILEHFGKLLEFKV comes from the coding sequence GTGGTTAATAAATCTGTTTTATCTGTAAGAAATCTATCAAAAGTTTATAAAGGTGTCGGTCATGAGGTGCAAGCATTAAAGGATGTTTCATTTGAGTTATATGAAGGGGAACTGATTGCCATAATGGGGACAAGCGGTTCGGGAAAAAGTACGTTGCTTAACGTGTTGGCAGCATTGGATGAGCCAGATAAAGGGGAAATTCAATTATATGGCCAAAAACAAACAGAAATGTTTACAGAACCAAATGCTACTTATTATCGGCGAGATAAAATTGGCTTTATCTTTCAAGCTTTTCATCTTTTGAAAGATTTAACAGTGGAAGAGAATATTGCTTTGCCACTTATTCTAAAGGGAGAGAAAAAGTCTTATATAGATGAGAAAGTAGATGAGATGTTACAGTTTGTCGGGCTCTTGGGCTGGAGGAAACAAAGACCAGTTCAATTATCAGGCGGACAACAGCAGCGGGTTGCAATCGGCAGGGCATTGATAACTGCACCGCCAATTGTGTTGGCGGATGAACTCACAGGGAACTTGGATTATAATACTTCAAATGAAATTCTTCAGGTTTTAGTAAAGATGAAAGAGACGTTGAACCAAGCAATTATAGTTGTTACACATGATCCACATGTTGCAGCTTTTGCTGATCGTGTGCTGTTTTTTCATGATGGACAGATTGTGAATGAATATGATTGTTCTGGGAATCAAGCGATGGATGATATTTTAGAGCATTTTGGGAAGCTGTTGGAGTTCAAGGTATGA
- a CDS encoding DUF969 domain-containing protein: MIKLIGILVVAIGFAFRFNTLLVVTVAGIVTGLVSGYSFNEILTLFGQFFIDNRYMSLPIILTLPVIGVLERYGLKERAESLIKKAKNATTGRVLLTYLFIREGSAAIGLNIGGHAQTVRPLVAPMAEGAAAARYGDLSEKTKNDIKAHSAAAENTGWFFGEDIFIATGAILLMKGFFDSVGIHVEVWDMALWGIPTAITALIVSWFRFNRLDRRIAKAAGKNGSLNNLAKTNKDEEVM, translated from the coding sequence ATGATTAAACTAATAGGAATTCTTGTTGTGGCAATTGGCTTTGCATTTCGTTTTAACACATTGCTGGTTGTTACCGTTGCAGGTATTGTAACAGGCCTTGTGTCAGGCTATTCTTTTAATGAAATACTAACTTTATTTGGGCAATTCTTTATCGATAACCGCTATATGTCTTTACCAATTATCCTGACATTGCCGGTGATTGGGGTGCTCGAGCGTTATGGTCTGAAAGAGCGAGCAGAATCTTTAATTAAAAAAGCAAAAAATGCAACAACAGGACGTGTGTTGTTGACTTACTTGTTTATCCGCGAAGGTTCTGCGGCAATAGGCCTTAATATCGGCGGACATGCTCAAACGGTCCGGCCTCTTGTTGCACCAATGGCTGAAGGAGCGGCGGCTGCACGATATGGCGATCTGTCGGAAAAAACAAAAAATGATATAAAGGCACATTCTGCTGCTGCCGAAAATACAGGCTGGTTTTTCGGAGAGGATATCTTTATCGCAACAGGTGCAATCCTGCTGATGAAGGGTTTCTTTGATTCAGTCGGCATTCATGTAGAGGTTTGGGATATGGCATTATGGGGCATTCCTACTGCCATTACTGCATTGATTGTAAGCTGGTTCCGTTTTAACAGACTTGATAGACGTATTGCCAAAGCGGCAGGAAAAAACGGCAGTTTAAACAACTTGGCAAAAACGAACAAAGATGAGGAGGTAATGTAA
- the pcp gene encoding pyroglutamyl-peptidase I — MQKILLTGFDPFGGEATNPALESVKKLDGVKIGDYLIEAREVPTVFDESIARLKEYIKEIKPALVICVGQAGGRPDVTIERIAINVNDARIADNQGQQPIDTAVVEGGPAAYWSTLPIKAIVKAMRKEGVPASVSQTAGTFVCNHIFYGLMNVLEQMGNKIKGGFIHIPFLPEQATAHPGQPSMALDTIVKGLKTAVEAAVVTEKDIQEIGGQTH; from the coding sequence ATGCAGAAGATTTTGCTGACAGGATTTGATCCATTTGGAGGAGAAGCAACTAACCCAGCTTTAGAATCTGTTAAAAAGCTTGATGGTGTTAAAATTGGAGATTATTTAATAGAAGCACGAGAAGTTCCAACTGTTTTTGATGAATCAATAGCGAGATTAAAAGAATATATAAAGGAAATAAAGCCAGCGCTGGTTATTTGTGTTGGTCAAGCAGGCGGCCGTCCTGATGTTACGATTGAGCGGATTGCGATTAATGTCAATGATGCACGGATTGCAGACAATCAAGGACAGCAGCCGATTGATACAGCCGTTGTAGAAGGAGGTCCAGCAGCCTATTGGTCTACACTTCCCATCAAGGCCATCGTGAAAGCAATGCGAAAGGAGGGAGTGCCAGCCTCTGTTTCCCAGACTGCAGGCACATTTGTCTGCAACCATATTTTCTATGGTCTAATGAATGTATTAGAGCAAATGGGTAACAAGATAAAAGGCGGCTTTATTCATATTCCATTCCTTCCTGAGCAGGCGACAGCACATCCAGGTCAGCCAAGCATGGCACTTGATACGATAGTTAAAGGGCTGAAGACAGCAGTTGAAGCAGCGGTTGTTACTGAAAAGGACATTCAGGAAATAGGCGGACAGACTCATTAA
- a CDS encoding response regulator transcription factor, with amino-acid sequence MAKILIIEDDQAINNLIFMNLDLVGYDCKQVFDGKEASEVIYSWQPDLILLDVMIPYVDGFTLIEQNKFSTIPVIFVTAKDNISFKVKGLQLGADDYIVKPFESIELLARIEAVLRRTKPVKRRYSIGSTIIDLDEHITIVKNEPVSLTNQEFVLLEALINNCNLALSREQLLNLAWGQDYFGDARTVDVHITKLRKKLQLESYIQTVYKFGYRLEFQK; translated from the coding sequence ATGGCAAAAATATTAATAATTGAAGATGATCAGGCAATTAACAATTTAATCTTTATGAATTTGGATTTAGTTGGCTATGATTGTAAACAGGTGTTTGACGGAAAAGAGGCTAGTGAAGTTATATATAGTTGGCAACCAGATTTAATTTTGCTAGATGTGATGATTCCATATGTAGATGGGTTTACACTTATAGAACAAAACAAGTTTAGTACTATTCCGGTTATATTTGTTACTGCAAAAGATAATATTTCTTTTAAGGTTAAGGGGTTACAACTAGGTGCTGATGATTATATTGTAAAACCGTTTGAATCAATTGAATTGCTTGCGAGAATAGAAGCAGTACTACGACGTACAAAACCAGTTAAAAGGAGATATAGTATCGGCAGTACTATTATTGATCTGGATGAGCATATAACTATTGTAAAAAATGAACCTGTAAGTCTGACTAACCAAGAGTTTGTGCTTTTAGAAGCATTAATTAACAATTGTAATTTAGCCTTATCTAGGGAGCAATTACTTAATTTGGCTTGGGGTCAGGATTATTTTGGGGATGCTAGGACTGTAGATGTTCATATTACTAAATTGCGAAAAAAGTTACAATTAGAGTCATATATACAGACAGTATACAAGTTTGGGTATCGACTGGAGTTTCAAAAATGA